TGAGCGGGAATTCCCGGACTATGGGACAGACGAATACTGGGAAATGGAGAAGTTGGATGGAACGTCTGCGTGGGACATGGCCCACGAAAACACCTACGAATATTCTGCTTGGGACGCGGAGCAAGAAGACTGTAGAAGATGCTTTTTAACGGAGCATTGCTACGTAATTGCAGGCAACAACGTCCGCAACCATTCGGACGCCGATTACGGCGAAATCGTTATCGAGGACGCTGTAGTAATTGCAAAGATATTCTAAAATCCGGAGGGCTTCGGCTCTCCTTAAAAATAAGGAGGAAATTGAAATGGCAAGAAAAACAGTTTGGATGAACCAGCCGCTGGAGAAGTTGGCGAAAGAATGTGGAAAAGCTAACGGCAGAGAAGGAAAGTTTTCGGCTCGTTTAGGAGATATAGTCGAAAGATTCGACATTATCATGAAACTGACGCCCGTCCCAGAACTCTCCGATATTGAAAAAATGATTTTGGGTGAGGTAGTTTGCGGATCAACGCTATCACCAGTGACCGTAAAATATATGCCAAAATCCATTGTGGATGCCGCTACAGGGACACCGGAAGAGCGAGAAACATTGTCTCGCAAAGTCGAAGGCTGGAGCGCGGCTGAGAGAATCGCAGTGATAGAATCGCTAGGAGTGTAGGCGATGCTCCAAGATCGAACATGCAGACAGTGCCAAGCCTCTTTTCAAGGCGGACCACGCGCGTACTACTGTCCGACGTGCCGGGCAGAACGTACTAGGAAAACCTACGTAGAATACAAGCGCCGGAAACGCCAAGGAGCAACCAGAGCGTTAGGGAGTACAGACACATGCGAGCGTTGCGGCAAGTCGTACGTAGTTAATGCGGGACTCCAACGCTTCTGCCCAGACTGCCAGCCTATTCACGCGGCTGAGCATGATAGGCGGACAAGCCTAGAGTATTACACTGCTAACAAGGATACTATCAATCCGGCGCGGAATCAGAAACGCCGGGAGTGGCGCAGAAGAAAACAAGCAAAGAACGCACCGCAACAGTAAAAAACTTGCGGATTGTTCCCGCACCATGATTAAGACCACGTTATTCCCCCGTGGTCTTTTCATTTTCGGTTTCCGCGTCCACCAGCTCCAGTACATCGGTTATTCCGACACCCAGAACCTCGCAAATGGCCGCCAGATTTTCTAACGGTAGCCGTTGCGTTTTATTCAGACACATTTCGTTCACGGACGGGTGTCGTATCCCCGTCAGGCGGCTTAATTCCCGGTTAGACATGCCATGCTCTTTTAATAAATCAGCTAGTTTTATACGTACGGTTAGCTTTCTCATTACGCACCTCCTCCCCATTAATATAACATAAAACCCGGTACGTAAAAAGTTCCAAAAAACATTTGACACGTCCTGCGTACCATGTTATTATAGTTATAGTCGGAACGTTAAGCGTACCAATAACAAGGAGGAATTGAAAATGAAAAAAATTATGGATTTAAAAGTAGGGGAATTAATCGAATTAGGGGATGGGGCCGTTTACAAGGTCCTCGATAAAGAAATGGTGAAACAAGAAATAAAAAACCTAGATTCATTTTGGATGATTCTAGATGACAACCCAGAAAAAGCGTATTCCATATATAGCGTCGAGTTTGACGACGAGGGTAATCTAGATTACTTCTCGTTATATGGAGAAGATTTCTATGACCTTTACGACGAAAGAATTACTTTTGTCATGAAGCTAGATGATAAATACCCCGGCGCGCTAGAGTTTATGATCTTCAACAGGCAATGCGAGATCGATCGCATCGTTAAGGAGATGGATGAAATCTATGATTATCAGCGTCGTAGTGTATTACAGCTGACAATCGAGGGCTTAAAAGCCCAAATTAATTATTTAGAAAAGAGGCTCGAAAGAGCCAGATGGCAGAAAGTAGGGGCATATGCCCGGACTACTGTCGAGTATGAAGATTCTGATGTAAAACTGCCAGCAGGCAGTACCGTTAAATTAAACTCATACACGGATTATACCTGTAAGGGTAGCGATGGATTCCATGATGGACCAGAGCGATGGGATTGTTACATCCTAGACAGGGCAGACGAATTTGAGCATTGGAGGGATGTGAAGAAGATTGAGTTTAATTCTGATCACCTAGAGCCGGTAGGCATAGACGATCAGGAACGCATAGAAGAATATAGAAATGTGATTGCAAACAAATTCCTAGAAATCTTATCTAAAATAGAAACATCAGAGGCAGAAAGATTTGAACGTTTCTCGAAAGAGGAACGGTGTAAAATAAAAATAGGTACAGAGTGGGGTTCATCTGTGTACCTATCGGGAGGCCCCTACAGATACGACCTCGAATACTTCGAGGCGGACAAAAAGGGTATGATTGAGTTTCTCAAAGCCCTTGCGCGTAATGCGTCAGAAGAAACTCACAAAAAATCCATAGAAAAAGCCCTAGAAGAAGCGCAAGATATAGAGATAACCTAAAAAGAGAGGATGAATGAGATGTCATCTAATACTATTTACAAAGCAAACCAAAACCGGAGGATGTCAGCGTTACAAATTGCTGACATCCTGAACACCGGTGAAATGCTTCTGCGGCTGGAAATTGAAATTCGGGGGAGCAATTTAGCTTTACTTGTAACAACCGACACTGCAACTGTGGTGTACGGAGAAGCAACTAAGGAAGGCATGTTAAAGTTCTTAAGTAAACTTAAGGAGCATGCCGTGAATAAAGAAGATATAGATGAACTGCTGGAAGAAGTGCAGCACATGGATTGATATCCCTGAAAAAAGAGCGAAACCTATCTTCGTCCTAAAGGTAGGTTTCGCTCTTTCCAAATGGAAATGTATGTTTCAAACCACGCTCACCAAGTGGTGTGCGACAATTGAATTATAACACAGGCTCTGAGTGTGGTGCAAGAGTTTTTCCAAAGCAACGAAGGATACGGAAATGTGCAAATAAAGAGGACTCGCAAGCCCCGTCGCCTGCGGGTCCACCCGTCAATCCTCCGTCGGCAACCCCGACGCCTTCCGCAGCTCATTCGCACAGTGATGAATCCAGTCGCGCGACTCCGTATTTCCCGCCTCGTCCGCGTCCTTCCAACCCGGTCCCAGAAACGAATTAATCACGTTTTGAGCAATATCCGGGTTAAGCGGTCTGCCCGGTCCTGCCGGGTGCAAGCCCGCAGATGCCCGAAGTTCGTCCTCGCAAAGACGAATCCAGTCACGGGATTGCGTATTTCCTGCGGCGTGGGCATCGTACCGCCCCTTGACCAGAAACGAATTAATCACGTTCTCGGCAATCCCCGCGTCAACCGGCCGCCCTGCCCCCTGATGACTAACCGTTCCCATACCGAATGCTTTCAAGATTCCGTTTGCAATAGCCACGGCCAGTTTGTCTCGGAAGTCATCCCGCGCCAAGTCGGCTGCATCTTCGGCATTATCGATAAACCCAAGTTCCAGTAGACACGCCGGCATCCTTGTTTCCCGCAATACAGCTAGGTTTGCTTGTTTCATGCCTCGGTCACGTCGGAACAGCGGAGCTACTTCGCTATGGACTGCCGCCCGAATTGTTGTGGAGAGAGACGAATAAATCTGCGCCCCAGCTGTTCGCTTTTCTGGCCCGGTCAGACAGCCCAACGAAGGTATCATCTGAGCGCGTGAGCAGGACGTCAATCCCGGCGTTAGTTAATATCTTATGCGTTCTTAGACCAACGTCCAGCACGATGTCCTTCTCCTTCATCCCGTGCCCAACTGCTCCAGAATCCTTCCCTCCGTGACCAAAATCTAAGCATAGTTTACTCATTCTTGTTTCCCCCTTCTGTTTTTCCTTTTAATACGCCCACCGCCTGCTTGATTACGTCAGGCAGCGGTACGCCGAGCCTACCACCATTCTCAATTATCGACAGCAGTTCATTGGCCACGTAGAAAAACAGCGTAGCATCCCGGATCATGTGCTGATTGCCGAGAATGAGATCGATCTGATGCGCAACGGCCACGATAAAAAAGATAAATACCTTGCGGGCAATCCCCTTTAGGCCGACCTCGCTTTTGAGACCTCCCTGCGTTCCGGCGGCCATTAAGCCGGTCGCATAATCCACGATAACCATTACGAGTAATACTTGTAGTAACATCGGCCAGCCCCAAACAAAAAAGATGTGAGGCCGCCTACACTTGCAACCCCTGTTTTTAATGCGGTGTCTATACGTTCCACAATCCATCCTCCTCTATAAATTTCGAAACCACTTCACGCAGATTATAAAAGTCCGGTACATCCTCGATCGTTGCCGTTTCTTGCTTTATCTGCCGGAGCCACGTACCGACGACACTGGACTCCTTCGTAAATGCATCCCGCGTATTTCCCGCCAGCGCCCGAGTAATCTCCACGATTGCGAGGTCTTTTTCTAATCGGAGCTCCTTTAGGCTCGCCGGCCTTGGTTTCTTCGCTTCCGCCTCGAGGTATTTTTTGTACCCTTCCCGCAACTCTTCTTTTGTTGGAATCGGAGCGTCCAGATGCCACTCGGCAATCCATTGATTCCCATACCCATCATCCATAACGATAAAATCACGCGATGAATCCGCTTCGGGGAAAAGTCCCGTGATAGCCAAAGCTATGTTAAATCGTTCTATCTTCCTCACCCCAATCGCCATATTTTCATTGCGGATATTTTTGAATCTGCCGAGATATACGCGCTCAGGCTAGTGGTATACGCATGTCCCTCGATGTAGTCGCCGCGCTTGGCTCCGTATATAATACAGGTACCCGTAGCTATCAAAATGTCATTTGCGTAGGTGGTGTAAAATACCTGAGAGTATTCTGTTCCGTTTTTATATACGGCCATGGATACCCGATGCGGCCCGTTATGTGTATCCTCAAGATTGAACCCGAGTGACAACTGTACGAGGTAAGTACCGTCCATACCTACGACAAACCGGTTTGCGGACCGGTTAAACTCGTTCCAGTTATCCGCATACGCTTCGTTGAAATTTACCCTCGTCCATGACTTTGGTCCGAGTCGCTGCCTTGAGCTCAAAACCGCAGATGCCTGCGAGTTGTTCCGGAGCGTGAACCGGTCCTGCGTATACTCCGTTTTTGCATTGCGTCCGAAAAACACACGATCTACACGGAGGTTTAAGCCGTTTCCCTGTAAGGATATATCCGAGCCATATTGTCCGCCGCCTCCGTATATCCCAACGCCTCGGTTCTCGTTAAAAACTAGGCTCTTTTCGCCGCCTCCCGCAGTGCCGAGGTAAATCCTGTTGCCGACGCGGATGTCCTTGGATGTGGTTAGGTTTACGCCGGACAGCGTGACTCCCGAGATTACGTTTCCGACAATCCGCTCGGCCACGACTCCAGCACCGGTCATGGCCGTTTGGTACGATGCCCCGCCGTTGGTACTTACGCCGATGCCACCGGATGACAGCCGCACACGCTCG
This Paenibacillus larvae subsp. larvae DNA region includes the following protein-coding sequences:
- a CDS encoding helix-turn-helix domain-containing protein, with the translated sequence MRKLTVRIKLADLLKEHGMSNRELSRLTGIRHPSVNEMCLNKTQRLPLENLAAICEVLGVGITDVLELVDAETENEKTTGE
- a CDS encoding XkdW family protein; the encoded protein is MRKIERFNIALAITGLFPEADSSRDFIVMDDGYGNQWIAEWHLDAPIPTKEELREGYKKYLEAEAKKPRPASLKELRLEKDLAIVEITRALAGNTRDAFTKESSVVGTWLRQIKQETATIEDVPDFYNLREVVSKFIEEDGLWNV
- a CDS encoding phage holin family protein codes for the protein MLLQVLLVMVIVDYATGLMAAGTQGGLKSEVGLKGIARKVFIFFIVAVAHQIDLILGNQHMIRDATLFFYVANELLSIIENGGRLGVPLPDVIKQAVGVLKGKTEGGNKNE